The DNA region TAATCAATAACTGCACTGAGCTGAGCAGGCATTGTCCTGCCTTTTATCTCAGTGTAAATATGTGAATGGGCAGGCTTTGTCTTTGTCGTCTCGTTTGtctcctgtttttctctccctctctctctctctctctctgttttttagGTTCCATGTGTGTGTCCAGAGTTTGCCCTTTGGTCAGACGGTTGCTAAGAACCCCATGTACTTCCTGCAGATGATCCTGGATATGGCTGAATATGGCAATCAACTCATCAGGCTCAGCAACAAAGGCAACATTTCCCCATCATACATATGGAAACAAATATTTCAAGCAATATCAAGTTCAAaatccattttctttctttctttttttgaatctCTTCCCATTTACCCAGGACTCACATTAGGCAGTAAGGCCCAGACTGGCATTGTGCAGTATGAAGCAGTGGAGctgcttttctgtctgtccttcctGTTGGTGCTGTCACGATACCGTCCTCTTTACAAGGATCTGCTCCAGCACCTGCACAAACGTATGTGGACCTACCttcaggaaacacacacacatgcacaacaatACTACACAGGAAGTATCCTATGGTAGCACAGGATGACAAGCAATATTGTCAAAACATATTTCTCCAGCTACTGTAATGATAAGGTTTATGTAACATTTCATAGAAAAGATTAAATACATTGTGCTACACAACCTGCACACAACACAGTAACAGTAACTCAGGGCTCAAACTAATAATTAATGTCATCAGtgtttaatgtattattattattgttatgcctctgtgctgggGATAGCTGTGGCTGTAGGcaaaggcattatgttttctgtacgtctcattctcatgaacgtgatacatcaagaacgccttgaggatATCTCTTCAACTTTGGAAgaaatgtccatttggactcaatgatgaactgattggTGGGGGGGTTGTTGGTCTGATAGACACGATGCTGACACCTTGCACCCCAGAGCTTGGGTGACAGAGAGACTGTGTGCTTCACAACTTCACCATCACGTAGGGTCACAGTTTAACCCATGCAAAGAGAGAGCGAAACAGAGTCCAGTTTGCCTCCGACTCTTTGACAGTGGTTGTGACACTTTATAGTTTgtaaagttggaaaaaaacatctgaaagttAGGAGGCACTAAAGCCAGAAGTGGGAGGTGTAGTTACTCTTTAATCACTAAGAATATTATTTTGATTCAAGTATTGATCTGCACttcatgtaaaaatgtgaagcAGCTGGAAAGCTGTAAGGTCTGTGAgaggtctgtgtgtgcatgtgctgcaGTAAGAGAAGCTGAGCAGCAAGTGGAATTTTTATGCCAAAATGAGCACCAAAACTACACTGTACTGTCCAATCTCACACCAGCATCAGTAAGCTTGTTCCTGTAGAGCTGGGAATTTATGTGCCTTATGAAAAGACTCGCTATAAATGAACTAAATTAAAACATCATCACAACTTTCCCGGAAGACCAGTCTCTTAAAATGTGGACTTTGTTAGAGGTGCACTCAACCCAAAAAATCTAGGTACCAAACAATCTCACATTTAGTCACATTATTGCCACATCAGTGGATGAATTTTCTGAACACTTATTGTCCTCTGCTCCCACTCTTGTGACAGGGAAGCGCAGTCTGGAGTGGCGTCTGGGAGATTTGAGACTGGCTAGAGTCCGACAGGCTACTACCCCGAGGACCCCAGTGGACTTCTTGGACATCCAGATGTAGACTACTAGCCAGCCCCAATCACAGCACCCAGCACAACCATGAAACCCTCAGCAGCTCAAAGGTAGAGAAAAGAACTTAGTCCTGCTTTACTAAAATGTTCTTGTTGCGAGtttatccatatttttttcttcctcaaaaCAGTGTTCAGAAGAGGGTTTAAATGAGAGAGACACAGTGCTTATTTATctgttataaaacatttaagtgaTAAAGCTCAGTCATAAACACACCCTATAAGCCAACATCCACCAGatcaataaaaatagataactTAAAATCATCCAGCTACTGTTACAGAGCCCACCCCATCCCACAGCTGTTAGTCTGTCTGGACTTTGATTTATACTTTGTGGTAGTTTTCCACAAAGAAGACATGACGTCATCTGGAAGATCATTTGGATGAGCTTTAGATCTCTGCAATGAAGTGTTGTGATATGGCTGCGAGTTACAGTATGATGTGTTAGACTGATAGTTATTTACATCATGTTCATTAGCACTATCCAACAATGTACAAATGAAAGAATTTCActgttaaatatgtaaataaaacagttttcagctCCTATTAAATGCAGATAAGTGTAAACATCAGTAGCAAAGTCTGTTCTAGCTGAGCCTGACTGATTAAACTATTCCAGTGTTTCAACCTCGAAACCATCATTGCAGTATGGATTTAGGTCAGCACGAGCAGAGGACTTCTTGATGCCACGGCAGATCAGTTTGTAGAGAGCCACCAGAGGGATGGAAATCACGGgcacaacacagaggaggatgATTATGGCAAACACCCAGTCTGGATAGGGCTTTGTTTCAgtttctggaaatttttccttgaggaaaagacaaaagtgtaaaatgtaacatttagaatattgtaaaattattttatttataaatctgtATGGGTTAAACAATTAAGGTAAAACATGCTAAATGGCTAACTTTAAAGGTTCTGGTaggcatatttatttatcttctgACAAAAAATCTTGCTGGTGCTAGCTTCATATGTAGCTGTAGACATGGGAGTGCATCGatcttcttatctaactctGCAAAAAGCAACTAAGCGTATTTCATtgtaaaactggaaaaaaaaaaaaaaaaaaaacttgcagtcCATTAGCGATCTGTTTTGATAATGCAGCAAACATACACTATCCCTGTGTGTTGTCAAACTGGATAAACTCAACTGCATCCTCTTCTTTGAAGTTTATTGTCAATGGGCTAACATTGTTTTGGTGCAGTACCACCACCAGCTGGTATGGTACACAGTCACAATGTCCTACAATGCTTTGGGGTGCTCACTCCGGCTAACATCACGGTCCTGTTCTCTGTATTCTAATAGAATTTATTTAAGACTTGACGCCATAAGTTCTTAACGTCTTCATACCAGTTCCCTTGACTTGCTTACATAGGCTGGGTTCCATGCAGGATAAGAGGGGTGGTTCTGTGCCTGGACAACCACATAGGAAACAAGCACCGCCAGGAGCATTAAAGGACTGATGACCATCCAGCACACCTTCCAGAAGATGTTGGGCCTCTTCCCGGTCATGAAATAAATGTCTTCACTGAAACTGTCACAGAAAACAGGGACCATAGAAAATGTTTAACACACAGGGATCTAAATTGTCATTAGTCAACCAAAGAATGTAAGAGtatcaaagaagaagagaaaaagttaCGTTTTCATTCCACGGACATAAATGACTCCAATAATCTCGAAGAGTGCAACGATGAGCAGAGGTACAGAGCCCACATAGCTGTTAAAGACCTCCACCCAGTAGTTCCCCGAGCCCAGGGTGAAGATGAGAGCAATCAAGAAGGATACTAAGCAGATGGCCGCTAAGGAAGCAAGAGACAAGTTTTTCAGAGAGGGAATTCAAAAGGGAAAACATGTTATAAAATGTATCTATTTGACATGAAGTATTTCTGATGTGATATTATGATTTGATCTTTTCAGAGGTCCCAGAGtccttcacacaaaaaaaaatcaataaaaaaatctctgaatttacagtttacagttgAATTTACAGCCACAATTTCTTCTGTAGGTTTAATCTTTAGGTTATGGCAAAGATAAGTTAATAAACAATGATTTAGGTTACAGTTTTGCTAGCTTATCCAAAAAGTGATGAAAGAACGTGCATCAGGTACACAGGGGACGAAAGGCACCACCTTCTGCAAGAGTGTAATCCACTACCAGTACAATCGCTACCAAATTGCCTCAGCTACCACCTTTAAAATCATTCAGTAGGTTTACATGATGGcagaaaagttaaattattgtgtcagtctgactaaaactggacttttaaaggTAGATATGCTTTGTGTGCTTGActgctgtgatttattttatttacgaTGGTTTATAGTTTGAGTTTCTTGATAGAAAGATTGTTTCAAGCTATTTTATTtgatgtaacataatttaatgttGGTGTGTTAGTGTGATATCTGGCCAGCTTTGACCTGATCAATTGTAATCATTGTTCACTTTGGTTGAAAACATATGCCAGCttgtttgcatctttttttccttcacagaAGGTAGGACAATATCCAGAGAGAAGGTTACAATAAATACCACTGAAACAGTTTGTGTtcttgaaaatgtatattttcatttttgtaaagatGGTAAATGGATGAACTGTCATAGCGCCTTGCTAATCTTCTGATATcgcaaaacatttttacactacatgtcatCACACACTGTgccaaaagtttaaacatttacatgcacTCAGCTATTAAAATGAATCTGAGATTCAGTATCTTGTCCAAGGGTACTTTGACATGCAAAGAAATTTGTTTATGTATCAACCTGAGTCACAGCTGCCTTATActtgttacatttatttagttttagctttaattcatttaaattcattttattgtttcattttattaatttgattgAGGTGCCTATAAAATCATCAAATGCATTTCTTTGATCATACAGTGACCACTTTGTGCATGGTGTTATACATTTTAGATGTTTTGAAAAGTACTCAGTCATAAGATAAACAATAGTTGTTGTTCAAAGGCACACCTCATATTTCCTTaatgcagtgatactcaacttatggcccaaATGGGGCCCCCAGTATGGTGCTGgttggccccccaaccattttctaattcacaataaaaataaagtgattcacactgagaattgtttttgtacttttagtgtacgtaagatgccagagtgcataaaacaacatccaaatagagctttttttttttttttttttttaagtgcaagGAGGATCCCTAGCACCACCCAACAGAGGTCCAGGCTAGGCCGATAAGgtgctaaaatcatagaaacatcctaaaatctaagatatgtcctaaaatccttgagaccTGCTTAAACAGTACAAATATCCTAAGATCctaaaacgtcctaaaatcccagaaacctgctaaaatcctagaaacatccttcaatcctagaaatgacctcaaatccTAGGGACatatatggggctgctgcaactggccttTGGctcatgttattttataaaagtggccctcaagcaaagcaagttgagtatccctgcctTAACATGGTCTGAGTTACTGTATTTAAGTTATCTGTTGTGTAAAGATGAGTGTAATAATAATTGTAACAAAACCATTTGTATCAAGACAAAGAGTTAGGTTGCGAAATCTACTTCAGAAAGTTTTTGCTTCTAGATTTTCTTAATTTAAGcgtatttgtattattattgtattttaccTCAGAAGTGAGTAAATGAATGATTAAGGCTTAATTGCTTATTTTGTTGGTGGATGTCTTCAAGTTGAATCagtacatttaacattttaaatggaatttaaatgatttgaacttatttaattacttagtgtattttgtttttttctctggcaatttttttagaggtttttaCCTTCTTCTTTTGTCTAAGGAGTGTAGTTAGTCAAAGTGAGTCTTTTACTCATTCACAAATGAAGCAAGATTGAAGCACGATGTTTTGTCTCAGTGTTAATGCCCTTgacactctcactcactcagtAGACTAAGTGTCTTTTCTTGAAGCAGCCTCCTGTTAGGCTGCAGGGGAGACAGAGCTCATTGGTGCATTAGGATAATGCTGATCTCAGGATCAAAAAAAGGGGTGAACTAGTAGAAAAATGTTTGGCATGAAGGAATGAATGATAAgatagtttaacattttcagAGGCCTCCGATTCCTCCACACTTGGCATGGGATATGCTAGGAAGCTCTGGGTGTCTGGAGGTTAAGCTATGATGAGGACCTCATAGATAACAATTATTCTGGATCAAGGGTTATGCAACACTTTTTACGCCTTCAAGGAGGCAATGTTACTTGAAGTTTTTGGTACATCTGTGTCCGTGCATACTCTTCTCTCAGATTGTAATAAATGTATATTCAAGTAAGGACAACTGGGGGTCATCAAGTTTGTTATTCATCAATCAAGACTCAAGACTGACCACAAGTTTTCTACATCACATGTACATCTTTAAATTCAGAACAGCTTTAGCTGGTTTGCAGGTACCTGTTACGAGCTCATTTGGGATCCACTTGGGCACCAGTTTGAGTTCCCTTACAGGATTGAGGACTCCCTCTATGTTGCCAAACATGGATGTGAGGCCCAAGCTGAAGAGCATGATAAAGAACAGTATAGCCCATATCTGAGAGCCTGGCATCTCGATCACTGCTTCGCTGAACACAATAAAAGCCAGGCCGGTACCTGATGCACTCTGGGGAGGAACATGAAAAAGAGGCCAGAAAGTAATCAGAAAATGTACATGTTTGACCAGCAAATGATGTACTTTGCTACAGGGGGGAAAAGAggaatgtacaaaaaaacaaccaggatTTGGTTGAAGAGGGAAATTAGAATAATGATTATCTGGCAAAAAGAATACAAGAttggatgtgtttttaaaattacaataccTGGTCGAGGAATGTTTGCAGGTTACAGTGAGTCAGGTTCACATTGGCCATCTGACCCGGAAATGAACTATTTAGATGCTTAATCCAGTCATCATAGTTCTCCACTGTGATGATCTGGTCTGCAATCTCAAATTCGTTGGTCAGAACCAAGATGTTTCTACGGATAGGATACGAAAGAACATTAGCCTCACTGGTTTCATTAAGAAAAAGAATAGAAGCTGTAGAATTTCATAGAATATCTGTGCATACGTACTCCTTCATACAGGAGTTGAAGGCGTTGTTTGCTTTAAATCCCAGAATGGAGAAGATGGGAATGGAGCCGTAGAGAGATGTGGCACTATTTATTATTCCTACTAGAACAGCATCTCTCTCACAGTTATTTCTAATggacacacaggagaaaaatgGCTCTGTAAGTCATTACACAAACCATTGCAATTTTACTGAGGGAGTTTAATAAGTATTAACTGCTGGAAAGACATTCTTTTCATTAAACCAGGCAGTCTACGTCATAGAAAGATGcaattacttttgaaattggggctacatgaccagagagaaaaagctgtggcattcacttttgctcaagaggcaTTAAACCTACAGCTACAAGAATGTACTAAGCCACACGGAATCCATAAATGCTCCCACTCATGGGTGACCTAATGTGAACTTGGAAGctttgacacaggaaacaatatggcggCCGGTTGGTAACaaattttcttgaaaaacagttaaacatgtttctgaaaacatttaagacaAGAAATAGTCAATTtagtaacataatcttggttcatatttgatcagcaatATCTAGTTTCACTAAGCCCAATAAAAAAGCTCACCTGAAAGAAATGGAAGACCTGACCCGCTAGTGTCAGGACAATAACCTACTCCTAAATGTCAGCAGAGAGGGTCGGTAGTGTCAAGTAGGCTACCTTGATGACCACATCATGAGGGCCTTGCTCCATACTGGCTAGCTCAGTGGTGAAGAAGGCGGAGACTGCTCAATGATGCCTGAGGAAATTCTGTgtattctttcaaaaaaaaagaaatgtcttctCCTGCACCATCCAGAGAGTCCTGGACTACTGGTGCCTGCAGGCTGAACAGGACTGTAAAGCCCGCTATAGGCACCGCTCTACCTTGCCGAAAGGATGTTTAGACCAGGTGCTGCAAAAAAAGGGCCAGGAAAATCACTTAAGATTCCAATCACCTGGATAACAGCCTTTTCTACCAGTTGAAGTTGGGAAGAAGGTACACTGTACACAGTTACACCAGGCCAGCACTAAGAGGCTCAGGGAGAGCTTCTGCCTTAAATGAAGACTCTGCCTAAGACCCCCAATCCTTACCCCCATGGACATGTATTTATCATCCTAGCATCCTAACCCAGAGGGCTGGTCTTCTCTGTTGAGGAAAACCAGTGGGACCATTGGATCAACATCTTCAAGGTCCATCTCCACCCTGCCAAAGAGACTTCAGTTGCTTTGCACCACCTCTGTATGAAGCAGTTCTTACACCTGATTAAGGCTTGTGAAAGGATAGAAAGTGGTTCAATTTTTCTGTTAGATACATTCCCCATAGGCTGGTTAACAGGGACTGACCATATCAATCTTGGCCACCAATGTATGCATTTGAGTGTGAATGGATGCATGTGACAAACAGTGTGAAAGCATTTTAAATGGTTGGAAGACTTGACAGGTTTGCACAAGCCAAACCTCACAATGAGCCTGAACCAGAATAGACTCCCAAGTTCCCTTCACAATGGAACAGGGGCCTGCAGTGAACAATTACTAAGGCTGATAGCTGAAGCATTTACTGCAGCCTACTAAAGGGAAGCTAAGAGGGCATGCATTAGGTGAGAGAGGAAGTTGTCAATATGGCCCATGCCTCTCGCTGTGTCATAAGCCCTAGATAGTAGGTCATCTGTGCCCTAATACTGGGGCCAAGTGTACCTGGTATCTGGCCTCAGATTCTTGTCAGGGGAACTTATAAGGGAGTACATGACTGGTATGCAGTCAAGGCCAACTTTTGCTGCATCCTGCATGGCTGCCACAGGTCAGCCAAGAGACATAAGAGCGGAGAGAGCCTTAGTCCCCCTCTAGTGTGCATTCAGCCCCCTCAGATTTTTATCAGAGGGAGAAATAGTATAGGTGGTTCAAGACTGCTTTGCATCCAGCTGCAAATAAGCTAGTGCCATGCCAATGACAGATCCCTGTCATCTGCCCTGTCTGAAGAAGTTTGAGCTGAGGAATGGAAGTGAAGCCTAAAGGTATGGAAGGGCTCCTCCTCGCCATAATCATCAAAGAAAGTGCCTAAAGCTGCCACTCAGACACCATCCTCCTGTAGAATCATTTCAGCCATGGGTGCATTGGGTACACCAGCAACCTCTGTACCAGCACCAAAATGGAAGGACAAAAGAGGAAACTTGAGCTGGACCATATCAGTGGTTAGCAGATCCATCTAGGACAGCCTGTCAGACCTAGTCATCGACATTTAGGATGGGTAGACAGGAGTTTGACCTCGGCCAGTCTAGCAGCCTTTACTGCATGAAGCATGAAGCTGCAATTCAGGCATGGGTCTTCAGAGAGGCCCTCCCTCAGATGCTCAAGGCCAAGACAACAGGGACAAAGGTCATGACTGTTTTTGAGTTGAAGAGCCATACTGTTACTACAACTACATGAGTTAACCTAAGAAACAGTGCCAGAGAAACTCTGCTGCATCAAATGCTGCAGACCACTAAAGTCAGTAGAGCGAGAGCACACACTGACTGTGAAATCAAGAGGAGAAAGAGTACATGTAGTTAGAGGGCAGTGACATTCTCTTCACTAACACAGTAACTGTCAACATCAGCTAACACTGAACTCACTCTTTTGTTAGCGGTCCACTTCATGAGCTTGAACAAGAACACTCTGCTTGTTATGTGCTACAGTGAGAGAGGATCAGGAACAAGCTCTTTACTGGCACAGTATGTTGTCAATATTAGctaacagagagaaaacatgctgtatttatatttatatcgctacaatgagagcggagcaaAGACACTTTCTACACTGACAAAGTATGTTGTGAATATTAGACAACACCAAGCAGGCTTGGTCTTGTCACAAGCCCTCTGCTGACCATGAAATCAGTACCATTATATGTAATACCAGATAACTCCTACTAGCATCTTGATGTGTGAGCTTACCGACTGATGTTTACAGGTGAATTCGTTTTTATCATGCCAGTGAGAAGTGAGGATAGGAGTGTCCACCAATTTGAAAAGAAGCTATCCCTGCCCGGAGAGCGATAGCTTGTTTGCTTTTGGAAGTCAAATAATCTGTAACTACGACCAGAGTGATCATAAGGCTACAAGTGATGAACTCTGAATAAGCATCAATAACTTAGCTTAATGCTACCACAACAGGTAACCTGCTTAAGCAAGAAGATGAAAAAGGAATTATCTTGGGGATAAAACAGGAAGTTTTCCTGGGTCATCTAAGGTCAACCATGAGTTTGTAGATAAGAATACTCAATGACAGTCAATGCTACACCACTGCCTCTGGTGGTCAGGAAGGACAAATTAGAACGTTACCTCTCTGGATTATAGCTGGAGAAAGCTATCAGACCTCCAAAGGCTAccgagagagagaagaagatcTGCGTGGCAGCATCCAGCCACACCTGTGGGTTCTTCAGTATCTCCCACTGCAGCAAGCATAAACGCAAGACATCAGGTTTCCTGAACAAAATCTCTTATCACCTGTTCTAGCAACAAGTGGTTAAACTTACATCAGGAGTGAAGAGGTACACAAGTCCATCAGTAGCTCCAGGCAGAGTGAGGGCTCGGATCAGGAAAATAGTCAGCACCAGATAAGGAAATGTGGCTGTCACATACACAGCCTGAAATATGCAAGCAGACAATACAGCCTTCATTAACCCTTTCTTTATTTCTACATCTTACTCTAATTGTCAGCAGTAAAGTGTGTCTGGTGTAGTGGCTGATTCTGAAATAGgacattttatcctttttaccAGGTAAACGGACCTTTCCCATGGACTCGATGCCTTTAATGAAGCAGATGTAGACGATACACCAAGCACTGGCCAGACAGATGACCAA from Plectropomus leopardus isolate mb chromosome 18, YSFRI_Pleo_2.0, whole genome shotgun sequence includes:
- the slc6a18 gene encoding inactive sodium-dependent neutral amino acid transporter B(0)AT3, which gives rise to MSQTKDSGVEETPKWDNKVQYLLTCIGFAVGVGNVWRFPYLCQIYGGGAFLIPYLIALVFEGLPLLYLELAIGQRLRMGSVGVWYTISPLLGGVGIASMLVSLLVSIFYNTLLAWVLWYLFNSFQNPLPWSQCPLNDDLTGYNAECEKSTSANYFWYRETLNVTTDIETSGSLHWWLVICLASAWCIVYICFIKGIESMGKAVYVTATFPYLVLTIFLIRALTLPGATDGLVYLFTPDWEILKNPQVWLDAATQIFFSLSVAFGGLIAFSSYNPERNNCERDAVLVGIINSATSLYGSIPIFSILGFKANNAFNSCMKENILVLTNEFEIADQIITVENYDDWIKHLNSSFPGQMANVNLTHCNLQTFLDQSASGTGLAFIVFSEAVIEMPGSQIWAILFFIMLFSLGLTSMFGNIEGVLNPVRELKLVPKWIPNELVTAAICLVSFLIALIFTLGSGNYWVEVFNSYVGSVPLLIVALFEIIGVIYVRGMKTFSEDIYFMTGKRPNIFWKVCWMVISPLMLLAVLVSYVVVQAQNHPSYPAWNPAYEKFPETETKPYPDWVFAIIILLCVVPVISIPLVALYKLICRGIKKSSARADLNPYCNDGFEVETLE